The genomic DNA GCCTATGAAAGCCAAGGCTGATGTACCTTTCGTGCCGCTTAATATTGCGGTACTGACTGTCAGTGATACCCGAACCTTCGAAACCGACACTTCAGGTCAGGTCTTTGTCGATCGCTTGACGGCCGCCGGCCACCGTCTGGCAGAGCGGGTGCTGCTTAAAGATGACCTTTACAAAATCCGCGCGCAAGTCGCCAACTGGATCGCCGACGATGTCGTACAGGTCGTGCTGATCACCGGCGGTACCGGTTTCACCGGTCGCGACAGTACGCCGGAAGCTGTCGCCTGCCTGCTCGACAAACAGGTCGACGGGTTTGGTGAGTTGTTCCGTCAGATCTCGGTCGCCGATATTGGTACCTCGACCGTGCAATCGCGTGCGCTGGCCGGTCTGGCCAATGGCACGCTGGTGTGCTGCTTGCCGGGTTCGACCAATGCGGTGCGCACCGGTTGGGATGGCATTCTGGCTGAGCAACTGGATGTTCGGCACCGTCCGTGCAATTTCGTGGCTCATCTGAAACAGGCGGCGCCTTGTGAATCCCGTGGGTAAGCCGGGCAAGACCGGCAGCTTGATGCCTGTTGAAGCAGCATTGGCGCGGCTGATGGAAATGGCTGAGGCATCGCCGATTGTCGAGCATGAATATTTGTCGCTGGCGCAGGCGCAAGGGCGGGTGCTGGCTGATGATCTGATCTCGACCCTCGATCTGCCACCCTGGCCCAACAGCGCAATGGATGGCTATGCCTTGCATCTGGCCGACTGGACCGGTGAGCCGATGCCGGTCACTCAAAAAGTCTTCGCCGGGCAGGCTCCCGAGCCTTTGAAACCCGGTACGTGTGCGCGGATTTTCACCGGGGCCCCCGTGCCTTCCGGTGCCGACTGTGTAGAAATGCAGGAAAACGCCGAGGTCCAGGCCGATGGCCGCGTGCGCTTCATAGAGGCCATTTCAGTTGGACAGAACATCCGCGCGCAAGGCCAGGAAACCACCGTCGGCGAGTTGATTCTGCAGGCCGGGACCCGGCTTGGCCCGATTGAGTTGGGGTTGTCCGCATCGCTGGGCTGCGCCGGGCTGAATGTAGTGCGCAAGGTTCGCGTAGCGGTGATTTCCACCGGCGATGAACTGGTCGAGCCGGGCCAGACCCTGGGGCCCGGGCAGATCTATAACAGCAATCGAGTCGTGCTGTGCAACTGGTTGCAACGGCTCGGTTGCGACGTGGTCGATGCCGGGATTCTTCCCGATGACCTGGCCATTACCCGCGAACGGCTGGGAGAGTTGCAGGATGTTGACCTGATCCTTTCCACGGGTGGCGTTTCTGTCGGCGAAGCTGACTTTCTCGGGATCGCCTTACGCGA from Pseudomonas baetica includes the following:
- the moaB gene encoding molybdenum cofactor biosynthesis protein B, with protein sequence MKAKADVPFVPLNIAVLTVSDTRTFETDTSGQVFVDRLTAAGHRLAERVLLKDDLYKIRAQVANWIADDVVQVVLITGGTGFTGRDSTPEAVACLLDKQVDGFGELFRQISVADIGTSTVQSRALAGLANGTLVCCLPGSTNAVRTGWDGILAEQLDVRHRPCNFVAHLKQAAPCESRG
- the glp gene encoding gephyrin-like molybdotransferase Glp translates to MNPVGKPGKTGSLMPVEAALARLMEMAEASPIVEHEYLSLAQAQGRVLADDLISTLDLPPWPNSAMDGYALHLADWTGEPMPVTQKVFAGQAPEPLKPGTCARIFTGAPVPSGADCVEMQENAEVQADGRVRFIEAISVGQNIRAQGQETTVGELILQAGTRLGPIELGLSASLGCAGLNVVRKVRVAVISTGDELVEPGQTLGPGQIYNSNRVVLCNWLQRLGCDVVDAGILPDDLAITRERLGELQDVDLILSTGGVSVGEADFLGIALREEGELALWKLAIKPGKPLTVGHFRGVPVIGLPGNPASTLVTFALLARPYLLRRQGVTDLEPLKFPVPAGFAWPQAGNRREYLRARLEQGQAIIYRNQSSGVLRSAAWADGLVEVLEGQTLEAGELVNFIPLSDLLG